The following coding sequences lie in one Brevibacterium marinum genomic window:
- a CDS encoding universal stress protein has product MNEQDRTQDADTSPAGETDAVVVGIDGSPPSRNALAWAIQEARSLQKPIRLVGAYTIPSVAAAAIDVSYVPIDDTSIRAAVTNTLKEAAAEVKAAGMPVEAVIEIGDAAGVLIDESKSGSLAVVGSRGRGGFAGRLLGTVSSALPAHSACPTVVVPASWQSEAEKTAHPTSSRPIRQDGIVVEEPDPNVEAIEGLRFDGKVVVGVDSLGAESPALWKAARLAVRRGSPLHIVAVITTTVIGPEWLPSTADLERLVNEGADKLVVAKQRLREEFPDLDVTWTLFDGQPAEVLVRASDTAEVLVIGSRGRGGFAGLLLGSTSQSVLPYSQCPTMVVRVTRDHNRHRHDDEAPEPGL; this is encoded by the coding sequence ATGAATGAGCAAGACCGAACCCAAGACGCCGATACATCACCCGCAGGGGAGACTGACGCTGTCGTCGTCGGCATCGATGGTTCGCCTCCCAGCCGCAACGCACTCGCCTGGGCCATACAGGAAGCGAGATCTCTGCAGAAGCCGATCCGTCTGGTCGGCGCCTACACGATTCCCAGTGTCGCCGCGGCTGCGATCGACGTCTCGTACGTTCCGATCGATGACACGTCGATCCGTGCGGCCGTGACGAACACGCTCAAAGAGGCCGCCGCGGAGGTCAAAGCCGCCGGAATGCCCGTCGAGGCCGTCATCGAGATCGGTGATGCCGCGGGTGTGCTCATCGACGAATCGAAGTCGGGGAGTCTGGCCGTGGTCGGCTCCCGCGGTCGGGGCGGGTTCGCCGGGCGGCTGCTCGGCACCGTCTCCAGCGCACTGCCTGCCCACTCCGCATGCCCGACCGTCGTCGTCCCGGCCTCATGGCAGTCCGAGGCGGAGAAGACAGCGCACCCCACGTCCTCGCGCCCCATCCGGCAGGACGGCATCGTCGTCGAGGAACCCGATCCGAATGTCGAGGCCATCGAAGGGCTGCGCTTCGACGGCAAGGTCGTCGTCGGCGTCGATTCCCTCGGCGCCGAGTCCCCGGCCCTGTGGAAGGCCGCTCGCCTGGCGGTGCGGCGGGGATCGCCACTGCACATCGTCGCCGTGATCACGACCACCGTGATCGGCCCCGAATGGCTGCCGAGCACCGCTGACCTCGAGCGTCTGGTCAACGAGGGCGCCGACAAGCTCGTCGTGGCCAAGCAGCGTCTGCGGGAGGAGTTCCCCGACCTCGACGTCACCTGGACCCTGTTCGACGGTCAGCCCGCCGAGGTGCTTGTGCGGGCGTCCGACACCGCAGAGGTGCTCGTCATCGGTTCGCGCGGTCGCGGTGGCTTCGCGGGACTGCTCCTCGGGTCGACCTCGCAGTCGGTGCTGCCGTATTCCCAGTGCCCGACGATGGTCGTCCGCGTCACCCGCGACCACAACAGACATCGACACGATGACGAGGCCCCCGAACCGGGGCTGTGA
- a CDS encoding DUF4011 domain-containing protein, with product MPDSDVDDQFPELDDVYAEWKQQAAHLGGRDTMLHFRDSRDGSIDLSGAHPSGLAQLLAGRATRLSSLVRDHEILADARRRAKSIRSKAEQLDNERGIQAAHLAIGFASWTEKDSKYKFNAPVVMRHVTLVPRGSRVEDFEVVLGEGIMINPALVQHLSEVYDLDVPVDEWIEATGGPHGFDPGPALDRLRDLAQPVPGLRINHRFIVSTFANIASPFISDYLPTQHPILRALAGDEEVRSALGGPSYVPTPRAEARTEPDEDEFSEPTVRISDGSLPGAGGVQDTASEEKDTATETAGDSDVAEPDASSKDAAAKAPAAEDAGTETAAAAAPEAEDADPEAAEDLAADADDDDVVPAALKEPVTPLPDRKPQEEFLVIDVDGDQQAVVDAAVSGRSVVVDSPPGTGATQVAVAVATTLAHTGKSVLFLAQNADALDDFSTRLGEVGLRDFAVDTRKGTGEISRQLVGLIGSAEKAERPDLSGLLNELNEQRATLTEHVSSLHRRREPWDVSVYETMQHLAELTSGDDSPQTPVRFGEEVLGASDERRSALRGKLGELAALGAFTLDVEDTVWFGADLKSVEEAEAARTVAERLGRTIPDLVTAVEPVLSKAELNPRRNLNDWSRAIKVLLRVRTTLDSFIPDIYDHRLDDLIAATGTSEYRSEAGIEMGMFQRKRLKKSANEFLRPGADLADLHSALVDVRSQRIILQDLAGHDGRPQIPRGVLEADEILQNVEADIATIAPVLETTPDGGDLDSMLIEELQARTEAMGRDSENLAELPERSRIQRELSEEGLSDLLTDLRRRKVDTNLVGPEFDLAYWASVLQRMASEDPQVGRHDGEALHDVAEGFRENDRAFVAAGASRLRYNHAQAWRRGIDNDPISAGVIKQELLSPHTSVQTMSTRAPELLTTLAPVWMASPYTVPELFSALPLFDAVVIADAGRLSVADVVPGITRARQVISLGDSRLLGPRPFSIAVDRWGMDDGNHPTSVQERLGEFLPRMELSNSYRQSPVGLIDLANRHFYDSTITTMPTAHTGEGTGLEFSYVADGRGPTDIGTGRVESPDAEVKRVVELVLKHARNRSRESLAVVALTAHHAQRVATAISRAMKDLPYVAAFFNDSSKEPFVVTDAERVQGMSRDAVIFTLGYGRTLHGRVIHDFGALSGPDGERILAATMTRARTRLTVVSSIESEDFDMHRLSGGAALLPRLLDEIAAGGVRQPGPHGEIYDPLFNDIADRLLQLGVVAHEHYNGIDLAVANSTEDEHGMIIAVAGDGPEYASIRSLRQRERVVPEQLARRGWKFMRVWSTDAFVDPQTETEKIFDAWKATVEKMSPQAVLNAARAASVVVGRTGSRPKLVPGLPMHKYSESSLDAMIDWVQSDAVVRGDGEIKDLLRTALAQKGSSSRGDSQLQAAVDRYRQRHARAKKVTGAEVLVPESDQRSPMEEEVVPTFDTGKIRADELRQAGLIETASNDQVPSPEARDAPTGPSDASTGASEASIGASDSLAGPREAAGDGAESAAGEQQTASAGEAANGGQESASAGQDSASDAQDPSGNARGPTENGRESTGRGQGAKTVRPSAADIEPNTDDSQRDE from the coding sequence GTGCCGGATTCCGATGTTGACGATCAGTTCCCAGAACTCGACGATGTCTACGCCGAGTGGAAACAGCAGGCTGCCCACCTGGGTGGTCGCGACACCATGCTTCATTTCCGGGACTCACGCGACGGCAGCATCGATCTCTCCGGTGCGCACCCCTCCGGCCTGGCCCAGCTTCTGGCGGGCCGAGCCACCCGACTGTCCAGCCTGGTCCGGGACCATGAGATCCTCGCCGACGCCCGCCGGCGGGCCAAGTCGATCCGGTCGAAGGCGGAGCAGCTCGACAATGAACGGGGAATCCAAGCGGCACACCTGGCGATCGGCTTCGCCTCGTGGACGGAGAAGGACTCCAAATACAAGTTCAACGCCCCCGTCGTGATGCGCCACGTAACTCTCGTCCCACGTGGTTCCCGCGTGGAGGACTTCGAAGTCGTGCTGGGCGAGGGGATCATGATCAATCCCGCTCTGGTCCAGCACCTCTCCGAGGTGTACGACCTCGACGTTCCCGTCGACGAATGGATCGAGGCCACCGGAGGGCCGCACGGCTTCGATCCGGGGCCGGCCCTTGACCGGCTCCGTGACCTTGCGCAGCCGGTGCCCGGGCTGCGCATCAACCATCGATTCATAGTGTCGACGTTCGCGAACATCGCGAGTCCCTTCATCTCCGACTATCTGCCGACTCAGCACCCGATCCTGCGTGCCCTCGCCGGTGACGAAGAGGTGCGAAGCGCACTCGGCGGCCCGTCCTACGTCCCGACCCCGCGGGCGGAAGCACGGACCGAACCGGACGAGGACGAATTCTCCGAGCCGACGGTTCGCATCAGCGATGGCTCCCTGCCCGGGGCCGGTGGCGTGCAGGACACCGCATCTGAGGAGAAAGACACCGCGACCGAGACCGCCGGTGATTCGGACGTGGCCGAGCCTGACGCCTCGTCGAAGGATGCGGCCGCGAAAGCACCAGCCGCGGAGGATGCGGGCACCGAGACCGCAGCCGCCGCGGCTCCAGAGGCCGAGGACGCTGATCCCGAAGCAGCTGAAGACCTGGCTGCGGATGCCGACGATGACGATGTCGTTCCTGCGGCACTCAAAGAACCCGTCACCCCGCTTCCCGACCGCAAGCCGCAGGAAGAGTTCCTCGTCATCGACGTCGACGGTGACCAGCAGGCCGTCGTCGATGCCGCCGTCTCCGGGCGCTCCGTCGTCGTCGACAGCCCTCCCGGAACCGGCGCCACCCAGGTCGCCGTCGCCGTCGCCACAACACTGGCACACACCGGTAAGAGTGTGCTCTTCCTGGCGCAGAACGCCGATGCCCTCGATGACTTCTCCACCCGCCTCGGCGAGGTCGGGCTGCGAGATTTCGCTGTGGACACACGCAAGGGCACAGGCGAAATCAGCAGACAGCTCGTCGGACTCATCGGATCGGCGGAGAAAGCCGAACGCCCCGACCTGTCCGGACTCCTCAACGAACTCAACGAGCAGCGTGCGACTCTCACGGAACACGTTTCATCGCTGCACCGCCGCCGCGAACCCTGGGACGTGTCCGTCTACGAGACGATGCAGCACCTCGCGGAGCTGACCTCCGGCGACGACTCACCGCAGACTCCCGTCCGCTTCGGGGAAGAGGTGCTCGGAGCCAGCGACGAACGTCGGAGCGCGCTGCGTGGAAAGCTCGGCGAACTGGCCGCGCTGGGGGCCTTCACCCTCGACGTCGAGGACACCGTCTGGTTCGGTGCCGACCTCAAATCCGTCGAAGAGGCCGAAGCCGCGCGAACCGTCGCCGAGCGCCTCGGCCGAACCATCCCCGACCTCGTGACGGCCGTCGAACCGGTTCTGTCGAAGGCCGAGCTCAACCCCCGCCGCAACCTCAACGACTGGTCGCGCGCGATCAAGGTGCTGCTCCGGGTGCGCACCACCCTCGACAGCTTCATCCCGGACATCTATGACCACCGACTCGACGATCTCATCGCCGCGACCGGAACCTCGGAATATCGGTCCGAAGCCGGCATCGAGATGGGGATGTTCCAGCGCAAACGCCTGAAGAAGTCCGCGAACGAGTTCCTGCGCCCCGGTGCCGATCTCGCAGACCTGCATTCGGCACTCGTCGACGTCCGGTCCCAGCGGATCATTCTCCAGGACCTCGCCGGACATGACGGACGTCCGCAGATTCCTCGCGGAGTCCTCGAAGCCGACGAGATCCTGCAGAACGTCGAAGCCGACATCGCCACGATCGCACCCGTCCTAGAGACCACTCCCGATGGCGGGGATCTGGACTCGATGCTCATCGAGGAGCTGCAGGCTCGGACGGAAGCCATGGGCCGGGACTCGGAGAACCTCGCCGAGCTGCCCGAACGCTCCCGGATCCAACGCGAACTGAGCGAGGAAGGACTCTCGGACCTGCTGACGGATCTGCGTCGTCGCAAGGTCGACACCAACCTCGTCGGACCCGAATTCGATCTTGCCTACTGGGCATCCGTACTCCAGAGAATGGCCAGCGAGGACCCGCAGGTGGGTCGGCACGATGGTGAAGCACTGCACGACGTGGCCGAAGGCTTCCGCGAGAACGACCGCGCATTCGTCGCCGCAGGTGCCAGTCGGCTGCGGTACAACCACGCGCAGGCATGGCGGCGGGGGATCGACAACGATCCGATCTCCGCGGGAGTCATCAAGCAGGAGCTGCTGTCGCCGCACACGTCCGTGCAGACCATGTCGACCCGAGCCCCCGAGCTGCTGACGACTCTCGCGCCGGTCTGGATGGCCAGCCCGTACACCGTGCCCGAACTCTTCTCCGCGCTTCCGCTCTTCGACGCCGTCGTCATCGCCGATGCCGGCCGGCTCTCGGTCGCCGACGTCGTTCCCGGCATCACCCGCGCCCGACAGGTCATCTCTCTCGGCGACTCGAGGCTCCTCGGACCACGGCCGTTCTCGATCGCGGTCGACCGCTGGGGAATGGACGATGGGAACCATCCGACCTCGGTGCAGGAGCGCCTCGGCGAGTTCCTGCCTCGGATGGAGCTGTCCAATTCCTACCGTCAGTCGCCGGTCGGACTCATCGACCTGGCGAACCGTCATTTCTATGATTCGACGATCACGACGATGCCGACCGCGCACACGGGCGAAGGGACCGGCCTCGAATTCTCCTACGTCGCCGACGGCAGGGGGCCGACCGACATCGGCACCGGTCGCGTCGAGAGCCCTGATGCCGAGGTCAAACGCGTCGTCGAACTCGTGCTCAAACATGCACGGAACCGTTCGCGCGAATCACTGGCCGTCGTCGCGCTCACGGCCCATCACGCCCAGCGAGTGGCCACAGCGATCTCGCGGGCGATGAAGGATCTGCCGTACGTCGCGGCGTTCTTCAACGATTCGAGCAAGGAACCCTTTGTGGTCACCGATGCCGAGCGTGTTCAGGGCATGTCCCGTGACGCCGTGATCTTCACCCTCGGCTACGGTCGAACCCTCCACGGCCGGGTCATCCACGACTTCGGGGCGCTGTCCGGGCCCGACGGCGAGAGAATCCTTGCGGCGACGATGACGCGTGCCCGGACCCGACTGACCGTGGTCTCGAGCATCGAGTCCGAGGACTTCGACATGCACCGGTTGAGCGGGGGAGCGGCCCTGCTGCCACGACTGCTCGATGAGATCGCCGCGGGAGGAGTCCGACAGCCGGGGCCCCACGGTGAGATCTATGATCCGCTCTTCAACGACATCGCGGATCGGCTGCTGCAGCTCGGCGTCGTCGCCCACGAACATTACAACGGCATCGACCTGGCCGTCGCGAACTCGACCGAGGACGAGCACGGGATGATCATCGCCGTCGCAGGTGACGGGCCTGAATACGCATCGATTCGGAGCCTGCGCCAACGTGAACGCGTCGTGCCTGAACAGCTGGCCCGCCGGGGATGGAAATTCATGCGCGTGTGGTCGACCGATGCCTTCGTCGACCCGCAGACGGAAACCGAGAAGATCTTCGACGCATGGAAGGCCACGGTCGAGAAGATGAGTCCTCAGGCCGTCCTCAATGCGGCACGCGCCGCCTCGGTCGTCGTCGGACGCACCGGCAGTCGGCCCAAGCTGGTGCCCGGGCTGCCCATGCACAAATACTCGGAATCCAGCCTCGACGCGATGATCGATTGGGTCCAGTCCGATGCCGTCGTCCGCGGCGATGGCGAGATCAAGGACCTCCTTCGCACGGCGTTGGCGCAGAAGGGCAGCTCGAGTCGCGGAGACTCCCAACTGCAGGCCGCCGTCGACCGGTACCGTCAACGTCATGCTCGGGCGAAGAAGGTCACCGGCGCCGAGGTGCTCGTGCCCGAATCGGATCAGCGCAGTCCCATGGAGGAAGAGGTCGTACCCACCTTCGACACGGGCAAGATCCGGGCCGACGAGCTGCGTCAGGCCGGTCTGATCGAGACGGCGAGCAATGATCAGGTGCCGAGCCCGGAAGCGCGGGATGCTCCGACGGGACCATCGGACGCGTCGACGGGTGCTTCGGAAGCGTCGATAGGTGCTTCGGACTCGCTGGCGGGACCGCGAGAAGCCGCCGGGGATGGCGCGGAGTCGGCTGCCGGCGAGCAGCAGACAGCGTCTGCCGGGGAAGCAGCGAACGGTGGGCAGGAGTCGGCGTCTGCCGGACAGGACTCGGCGTCGGATGCGCAGGATCCGAGCGGGAACGCGCGGGGACCGACCGAAAATGGTCGAGAGTCGACCGGCAGAGGGCAGGGCGCGAAGACCGTGCGTCCCAGTGCTGCCGATATCGAACCGAACACGGATGACTCGCAGCGGGATGAGTGA
- the mscL gene encoding large conductance mechanosensitive channel protein MscL gives MLKGFRDFILQGNVVELATAVIIGGAFTAIVTAFSDKIINPLIAAVGGAEGPALSFQIKPDVPETTIDLGAVITAAINFLIVAAIVYFIIIVPMNKLNELRKRGAPEEEVPPTAEDLLGDIREILRTQAATTAGGPAEGPASTPGPFDDTESTDPPRH, from the coding sequence ATGCTCAAAGGATTCAGAGACTTCATTCTTCAGGGCAATGTCGTCGAACTCGCAACCGCGGTGATCATCGGAGGCGCCTTCACTGCGATCGTGACGGCCTTCTCCGACAAGATCATCAATCCGCTGATCGCCGCCGTCGGCGGTGCAGAAGGTCCAGCGCTGAGCTTCCAGATCAAGCCCGATGTCCCCGAGACGACCATCGATCTGGGTGCCGTGATCACCGCGGCGATCAACTTCCTGATCGTGGCCGCCATCGTCTACTTCATCATCATCGTTCCGATGAATAAGCTCAACGAACTGCGCAAGCGCGGGGCCCCGGAGGAGGAAGTCCCTCCGACCGCCGAGGACCTGCTCGGCGACATCCGCGAAATCCTCCGGACTCAGGCGGCGACCACCGCCGGCGGCCCTGCCGAGGGGCCCGCCAGCACGCCCGGCCCCTTCGACGACACCGAGTCGACGGATCCCCCTCGCCACTGA
- a CDS encoding SAF domain-containing protein, translating into MGIIRRIRARTSTWSKSARIKPQRVLAAVCFACACALVVWILTPDQDGTAIVVANRDLPPGSELGSQDLAVVEFPASLVPEKSFTSVSEAEHKRTSAGLSEGSPVTRSAVLDQQALPEDSTDLLMPVRLADDASAALLQPGQRIRLFSSLPDGGSEVVVEEVTIARLVEKADGISAESGQLVSVMLSSDDAGRIAEFAGMPISFAILPR; encoded by the coding sequence ATGGGAATCATCCGCCGTATCAGGGCCAGAACCTCAACCTGGTCGAAGTCCGCACGCATCAAGCCGCAGCGGGTACTCGCTGCCGTGTGCTTCGCATGTGCGTGTGCTCTTGTGGTCTGGATTCTGACCCCGGATCAGGACGGAACGGCCATCGTCGTCGCCAACAGGGATCTGCCGCCGGGTTCAGAACTCGGGTCCCAGGACCTGGCGGTCGTCGAATTTCCGGCATCGCTCGTGCCGGAGAAGTCCTTCACCTCGGTGTCGGAAGCCGAGCATAAACGCACCTCGGCCGGATTGTCCGAGGGTTCGCCGGTGACTCGGTCGGCCGTCCTCGACCAGCAGGCGCTTCCCGAGGACAGCACCGATCTGCTCATGCCCGTGCGCTTGGCCGACGACGCCTCGGCGGCACTCCTGCAGCCGGGTCAGCGCATTCGTCTGTTCAGCTCGCTGCCCGACGGCGGTTCCGAGGTCGTCGTGGAAGAAGTGACGATAGCTCGCCTCGTCGAGAAAGCCGATGGCATTTCTGCGGAATCAGGACAGCTTGTTTCGGTGATGCTGTCCTCGGACGATGCTGGTCGGATCGCCGAATTCGCCGGGATGCCGATCAGCTTCGCGATCCTGCCGCGCTGA
- a CDS encoding 5-formyltetrahydrofolate cyclo-ligase: MDAETSKAQLRARIRSERADRAVSDPAIPAAASSVAGAASPIAGAASSVAEAAWQQVEQFWPDLDLAGRSMLAYAALSGEPGLDSVIDRFLAHGGSVYLPVVTKIGHALTFGSVADAMATLEPQGNWGIREPASELTATELLTAEVALDLAFVPALGFGAGGARLGNGGGFYDRTFGPQGEVPLATRDQTAVYGVCFASELDLPGLTVDPWDLQIARAVTDAGVHTLV; this comes from the coding sequence GTGGATGCAGAAACTTCGAAGGCGCAGTTGCGGGCGCGCATACGTTCCGAACGCGCCGACAGGGCTGTCTCCGACCCCGCAATCCCCGCGGCCGCTTCCTCGGTCGCCGGCGCCGCTTCACCGATTGCTGGCGCCGCTTCATCGGTTGCCGAGGCCGCTTGGCAGCAGGTCGAGCAGTTCTGGCCCGATCTGGACCTGGCCGGACGCTCGATGCTCGCCTACGCCGCCCTTTCCGGCGAACCCGGTTTGGATTCGGTCATCGACCGGTTCCTCGCCCACGGCGGGAGCGTCTACCTGCCCGTGGTCACGAAGATCGGTCACGCCCTCACGTTCGGGTCCGTCGCCGATGCCATGGCCACCCTCGAACCGCAGGGCAACTGGGGCATCCGTGAGCCCGCATCCGAGCTGACCGCGACCGAGCTCCTCACCGCCGAGGTGGCCCTTGACCTGGCATTCGTCCCCGCCCTCGGGTTCGGTGCCGGGGGCGCCCGCTTGGGAAATGGGGGCGGATTCTACGACCGCACCTTCGGTCCGCAGGGTGAAGTGCCGTTGGCGACGAGGGATCAGACCGCCGTCTACGGCGTGTGCTTCGCCTCCGAGCTCGACCTTCCCGGGCTCACGGTCGATCCCTGGGACCTGCAGATCGCCCGAGCGGTCACCGACGCCGGGGTCCACACCCTCGTATGA
- the galU gene encoding UTP--glucose-1-phosphate uridylyltransferase GalU: MSDDSRRKVRKAVIPVAGLGTRFLPATKATPKEMLPVVDKPAIQYVVEEAADAGLQDLLMITGRNKRPLEDHFDRVDGLEAALAKKGDDKKLAAVRHASELADIHYVRQGDPKGLGHAVLKGRQHVGDEPFAVLLGDDLIDERSPILPKMISVAEETGGSVVALLEVPPEAIHLYGCAAVEATSDDEVVKVTGLVEKPEQGEAPSNFAIIGRYVLAPEIFDVLETTEPGRGNEIQLTDALQDLAGEDGGNGVYGVVFKGARYDTGDKLDYLKAVVQIASARDDLGADLNSWLKEYVASLD, from the coding sequence ATGAGTGATGATTCGCGACGCAAAGTGCGCAAGGCCGTGATCCCTGTCGCCGGTCTGGGTACCCGCTTTCTCCCAGCGACCAAGGCGACGCCCAAGGAGATGCTGCCCGTCGTCGACAAGCCCGCCATCCAGTACGTCGTCGAAGAGGCGGCCGACGCCGGACTGCAGGACCTTCTCATGATCACCGGACGCAACAAGCGGCCCCTCGAAGATCACTTCGACCGCGTCGACGGTCTCGAGGCGGCATTGGCGAAGAAGGGCGATGACAAGAAACTCGCGGCGGTTCGCCACGCCTCCGAACTCGCCGACATCCACTATGTCCGCCAGGGCGATCCGAAGGGCCTGGGCCATGCCGTGCTCAAGGGCCGCCAGCACGTGGGCGACGAGCCCTTCGCGGTTCTGCTCGGCGACGATCTCATCGACGAGCGCAGCCCGATCCTGCCGAAGATGATCAGCGTGGCGGAGGAGACCGGCGGCAGCGTCGTCGCACTCCTGGAAGTCCCGCCCGAGGCGATCCACCTCTACGGCTGCGCCGCCGTCGAAGCCACCTCAGATGACGAGGTCGTCAAGGTCACCGGCCTGGTGGAGAAGCCAGAGCAGGGTGAGGCTCCGTCGAACTTCGCGATCATCGGCCGCTACGTCCTCGCACCCGAGATCTTCGACGTTCTCGAGACCACCGAACCCGGCCGCGGCAACGAAATCCAGCTCACCGACGCCCTTCAGGACCTGGCCGGGGAAGACGGCGGCAACGGGGTCTACGGAGTCGTGTTCAAGGGTGCTCGGTACGACACGGGAGACAAGCTCGATTACCTCAAGGCCGTCGTGCAGATCGCCAGCGCTCGCGATGACCTCGGAGCCGACCTCAACAGTTGGCTCAAGGAATACGTGGCGAGCCTCGACTGA
- a CDS encoding GNAT family N-acetyltransferase: protein MWPVILTDQQSDIVLRPLQRRDESQWRDVRRRNRNWLRPWDATLPIPGQELPGFRAMIRMSDKQAKRGLSVPLAIEVGGRFRGQLTVSSISWGSILSGQIGYWIDSQVAGRGITPIAVAMAADHCLFALGLHRIEINIRPENTASLRVVEKLGFRDEGLREKYMHIDGRWCDHRTFALVTEDVPQGVLAAYRHSRRNM from the coding sequence TTGTGGCCGGTCATCCTGACTGATCAGCAGTCCGACATCGTGCTGCGCCCACTGCAGCGGCGCGACGAGAGCCAATGGCGGGACGTCCGCAGGCGCAACCGCAACTGGCTGCGTCCCTGGGATGCGACCCTGCCGATCCCCGGACAGGAGCTCCCGGGGTTTCGGGCCATGATCCGAATGTCCGACAAGCAGGCCAAACGCGGACTCTCCGTACCCCTGGCGATCGAGGTCGGCGGCCGATTCCGCGGTCAGCTCACCGTTTCGAGCATCAGCTGGGGCTCCATCCTCAGCGGACAGATCGGCTACTGGATCGATTCGCAGGTGGCCGGCCGCGGCATCACTCCCATCGCTGTCGCCATGGCCGCCGATCACTGCCTCTTCGCCCTCGGCCTGCACCGCATCGAAATCAACATCCGCCCCGAGAACACGGCCAGTCTGCGCGTGGTCGAGAAACTCGGCTTCCGCGACGAGGGCCTGCGGGAGAAGTACATGCACATCGACGGCAGATGGTGCGACCATCGCACGTTCGCGTTGGTCACCGAGGACGTCCCGCAGGGGGTTCTCGCCGCGTATCGACACAGTCGGAGAAACATGTGA
- a CDS encoding aldehyde dehydrogenase family protein gives MDIAPIIDKLNTGLFIGGQWRDAEGGKTVDVLNPATGDLVTTVADGSAADAEEAIKVAGDTQASWAATPPRERAEILRRAFELLIDRADDIAAVMTAEMGKPFAESKGEVAYGAEFFRWFSEEAVRVGGDYTQSTDGKTRVMVSREPVGPCVLVTPWNFPLAMGTRKIGPAIAAGCTMVFKPAKLTPLTSLMLVDVLVEAGLPAGVLNVVTSGSARRVVTPWMESGIARKLSFTGSTEVGVGLLKQAADNVMNTSMELGGNAPFVVCEDADVDKAVAGAVQAKMRNSGEACTSANRLFVHSSIAEEFSTKLTERIGSMTVGNGLEDGTEVGPLVDQDALDKVTSLVDDAVAKGAKILTGGSQIDGKGFFYSPTVMTDVPQDSEIRITEIFGPVAPIVTFDTDDEGMALANETEFGLVGYLFSENLERSLRLADQMQVGMVGLNTGLVSNPAAPFGGVKKSGLGREGGKVGIEEFLEIKYVALPRT, from the coding sequence GTGGACATCGCACCGATCATCGACAAGCTCAACACCGGACTGTTCATAGGCGGCCAGTGGCGTGACGCGGAGGGTGGGAAGACCGTCGACGTCCTGAACCCTGCGACCGGTGATCTCGTCACCACGGTCGCCGACGGTTCCGCGGCCGATGCCGAGGAAGCCATCAAGGTCGCCGGTGACACCCAGGCCTCTTGGGCCGCTACCCCGCCGCGCGAACGCGCCGAGATCCTCCGCCGCGCCTTCGAACTCCTCATCGACCGTGCCGACGACATCGCTGCGGTCATGACCGCTGAGATGGGCAAACCCTTCGCGGAGTCCAAGGGCGAGGTCGCCTACGGTGCCGAGTTCTTCCGCTGGTTCTCCGAGGAAGCCGTACGCGTCGGCGGCGACTACACGCAGTCCACCGACGGCAAGACCCGCGTCATGGTCTCTCGTGAGCCGGTCGGGCCCTGCGTTCTCGTCACTCCGTGGAACTTCCCTCTGGCGATGGGCACCCGCAAGATCGGTCCGGCCATCGCCGCCGGCTGCACCATGGTGTTCAAACCGGCGAAGCTGACCCCGCTGACGTCGCTCATGCTCGTCGACGTACTCGTCGAGGCCGGTCTGCCCGCCGGAGTCCTCAACGTCGTCACCTCGGGCTCCGCCCGGCGCGTGGTCACCCCGTGGATGGAGTCCGGTATCGCCCGCAAGCTCTCATTCACCGGCTCCACCGAGGTGGGCGTGGGTCTGCTCAAACAGGCCGCCGACAATGTCATGAATACCTCGATGGAGCTGGGCGGCAACGCTCCGTTCGTCGTCTGCGAGGATGCCGATGTCGACAAGGCGGTCGCCGGCGCGGTGCAGGCGAAGATGCGCAACAGCGGTGAAGCCTGCACCTCGGCCAACCGCCTGTTCGTCCACTCATCGATCGCCGAAGAGTTCTCGACGAAACTCACCGAGCGCATCGGCTCGATGACGGTCGGCAACGGCCTCGAGGACGGCACCGAGGTCGGCCCGCTGGTCGACCAGGATGCACTGGACAAGGTCACCTCGCTCGTCGACGACGCTGTGGCCAAGGGCGCGAAGATCCTCACCGGCGGTTCGCAGATCGACGGCAAGGGATTCTTCTACAGCCCGACGGTCATGACCGATGTGCCGCAGGACTCCGAGATCCGGATCACCGAGATCTTCGGGCCCGTGGCCCCCATCGTCACCTTCGACACCGACGACGAGGGCATGGCCTTGGCCAATGAGACCGAATTCGGCCTGGTCGGCTATCTCTTCAGCGAAAACCTCGAGCGTTCGCTGCGTCTGGCCGACCAGATGCAGGTGGGGATGGTCGGACTCAACACCGGCCTGGTCTCGAATCCGGCGGCGCCCTTCGGCGGCGTCAAGAAATCCGGACTCGGCCGCGAAGGCGGAAAGGTGGGCATCGAGGAGTTCCTCGAGATCAAGTACGTGGCGCTGCCTCGCACCTGA